One Panicum virgatum strain AP13 chromosome 3N, P.virgatum_v5, whole genome shotgun sequence DNA segment encodes these proteins:
- the LOC120665166 gene encoding protein NUCLEAR FUSION DEFECTIVE 4-like, producing the protein MPSPSSAHWLSLVGSVWLQSINGPNADFPVYSSQLKEVKGISQVRLNFLAFASDAGKLFGWLAGVAALHLPLWVVALTGAAFGLVGYGVQFLFLERPGLAYWHLFLLTSLAGNGICWINTVCYLLCINNFPSDSRVAVSLATSYLGLSAKLYTTVAETLPRAARARYSTTKVYLLLNAVVPMVVTLVAAPSLRVIDLKDRKRTEAPFLAMFVITLATGACAIVGSVGAKSIGLSTREHIVSFFVLLALPLLIPVVLRVRESMAKIRETKWENRIHDHDSDGPETAVSVSVVEIEVEDKQEEEQGQEPEQQRGSQEEVGGLRLLRKLDFWLYFFSYMFSGTLGLVFLNNLGQIAESRGLADASTLVSLSSSFGFFGRLLPAFLDYYTAKSGYSLSRTASMASLMAPMSGAFFLLLHPRDMFLYASTAVVGTCTGAITSVAASATNELFGTKNFGVNHNVVVANIPLGSLCFGYLAAYLYQRGARGGNRCMGAACYRDTFLLWGATCALGTALCAVLYARSRRSAGGLPR; encoded by the exons ATGCCGTCCCCTTCCTCTGCCCACTGGCTGAGCTTGGTCGGGAGCGTCTGGCTCCAGAGCATCAACGGCCCCAACGCCGACTTCCCCGTCTACTCGTCGCAGCTCAAGGAGGTCAAGGGCATCTCCCAGGTGCGGCTCAACTTCctcgccttcgcctccgacgccGGGAAGCTCTTCGGCTGGCTCGCCGGGGTGGCCGCGCTGCACCTCCCGCTCTGGGTGGTCGCGCtcaccggcgccgccttcggccTCGTCGGCTACGGCGTCCAGTTCCTCTTCCTCGAGAGGCCCGGGCTCGCGTACTGGCACCTCTTCCTGCTCACCTCCCTCGCCGGCAACGGCATCTGCTGGATCAACACCGTGTGCTACCTCCTCTGCATCAACAACTTCCCCTCCGAcagccgcgtcgccgtcagccTCGCCACGAGCTACCTCGGGCTCAGCGCCAAACTCTACACCACCGTGGCCGAGACCCTCCCCAGGGCGGCCAGGGCCAGGTACTCCACCACCAAGGTGTACCTCCTCCTCAATGCCGTCGTCCCGATGGTCGTCACGCTCGTGGCGGCGCCGTCCCTCCGGGTGATCGACCTCAAGGACCGCAAGAGGACCGAGGCGCCGTTCCTCGCCATGTTCGTCATCACCCTGGCCACCGGAGCCTGCGCCATCGTCGGCAGCGTAGGCGCCAAGTCCATCGGCCTCTCGACCAGGGAGCACATTGTCAGCTTCTTCGTGCTGCTCGCCCTGCCTCTGCTGATCCCGGTGGTGCTCAGGGTCAGGGAGAGCATGGCCAAGATACGGGAGACCAAGTGGGAGAACAGGATCCACGACCACGACTCCGACGGTCCCGAGACGGCGGTGTCGGTGTCGGTGGTCGAGATTGAGGTGGAGGACAaacaggaggaggagcaggggcaggAGCCCGAGCAACAGAGGGGTAGTCAAGAGGAGGTCGGCGGCCTCCGCCTGCTGAGGAAACTTGACTTCTGGCTCTACTTTTTCAGCTACATGTTCAGCGGCACGCTTGGGCTGGTCTTCCTCAACAACCTAGGCCAGATCGCCGAGTCCCGAGGACTCGCCGACGCGTCCACCCTGGTCTCCCTGTCCTCCTCGTTCGGCTTCTTCGGTCGCCTCCTTCCGGCCTTCTTGGACTACTATACTGCCAA GAGCGGCTACTCCCTGTCGAGGACGGCGTCCATGGCGTCGCTGATGGCGCCCATGTCCGGTGccttcttcctgctgctgcacCCGCGGGACATGTTCCTGTACGCCAGCACGGCGGTGGTCGGCACCTGCACGGGCGCCATCACCTCGGTGGCGGCCTCGGCGACCAACGAGCTGTTCGGCACCAAGAACTTCGGCGTCAACCACAACGTGGTGGTCGCCAACATCCCCCTGGGCTCGCTCTGCTTCGGCTACCTGGCGGCGTACCTGTACCAGaggggcgcccgcggcggcaacCGCTGCATGGGCGCCGCCTGCTACCGGGACACCTTCCTCCTCTGGGGCGCGACCTGCGCCCTGGGCACGGCGCTGTGCGCGGTGCTGTACGCGCGgtcgcgccgctccgccgggGGGCTACCCCGCTAG
- the LOC120665169 gene encoding alanine--glyoxylate aminotransferase 2 homolog 3, mitochondrial-like isoform X1 — MQRLASSRRLLGAALAPARANSSLSAAVAAAPAVENGAAASPKMPGFDYTPPPYDGPRAEEIFRKRAEFLSPSLFHFYDRPLNIVDGKMQYLFDEDGRRYLDAFGGIATVCCGHCHPDVVEAIVNQAKRIQHSTVLYLNHAIADFAESLASKMPGDLKIVFFTNSGTEANELALMIARLYTGCNDIISLRNGYHGNAAGTMGATAQSNWKFNVVQTGVHHALNPDPYRGAFGSDGEKYARDVQEIIEFGTTGRVAGFISEAIQGVGGIVELAPGYLPAAYDIVRKAGGLCIADEVQAGVARTGSHFWGFEGHGVIPDIVTMAKGIGNGIPIGAVVTTPEIAQVLTRRSYFNTFGGNPVSTAGGHAVLKVLEKEKLQENAFVVGSYLKEQLNKLKEKHDIIGDVRGKGFLLGVELVTDREKKTPAKAEISHVMNHMKDMGVLVGKGGFYGNVFRITPPLCFTKEDSDFFIDVMDIALSKL, encoded by the exons ATGCAGCGCCTCGCCTCCTCCCGGAGGCTCCTCGGGGCCGCGCTCGCCCCCGCCAGGGCCAACTCCAGCCTCTCcgcggccgtcgccgcggcgcccgcggtggagaatggcgccgccgcgtccccgaAGATGCCGGGCTTCGACTACACGCCGCCGCCCTACGACGGCCCGCGGGCCGAGGAGATCTTCCGGAAGCGGGCCGAGTTCCTCAGCCCGTCCCTCTTCCACTTCTACGACCGCCCC TTGAACATAGTTGATGGAAAGATGCAGTACCTATTTGATGAGGATGGTCGTCGTTACCTGGATGCTTTTGGTGGCATTGCAACAGTTTGCTGTGGCCACTGCCATCCTGATGTGGTTGAAGCCATAGTAAACCAGGCAAAGAGGATCCAACACTCCACAGTTCTGTATCTCAATCATGCCATTGCGGATTTTGCAGAGTCATTGGCATCCAAAATGCCTGGGGATTTGAAG ATAGTTTTCTTCACAAATTCAGGCACGGAGGCGAATGAGCTCGCACTGATGATTGCACGTCTTTACACTGGTTGCAATGACATTATCTCCCTTAGGAATGGATACCATGGGAATGCTGCTGGAACAATGGGTGCTACCGCTCAATCCAATTGGAAATTCAACGTTGTTCAG ACCGGAGTACACCATGCGCTTAACCCAGACCCCTACAGAGGTGCTTTTGGCTCTGATGGGGAGAAATATGCCAGAGATGTTCAGGAAATCATTGAATTTGGGACTACAGGGAGAGTTGCTGGTTTCATTTCAGAAGCCATACAG GGGGTTGGTGGAATAGTGGAATTGGCACCAGGATACTTGCCAGCGGCATATGATATAGTAAGGAAAGCCGGTGGTCTCTGCATTGCTGACGAAGTTCAGGCGGGTGTCGCACGAACTGGAAGCCACTTCTGGGGATTTGAAGGCCACGGTGTTATCCCAGACATAGTTACCATGGCAAAG GGTATCGGGAACGGCATACCGATAGGAGCCGTTGTGACAACACCGGAGATTGCTCAGGTGTTGACCCGTAGAAGCTACTTCAACACCTTCGGTGGTAACCCCGTCAGCACTGCAGGCGGTCATGCGGTTCTCAAAGTGCTGGAGAAGGAGAAGCTCCAGGAGAATGCATTTGTTGTAGGCTCCTATCTGAAGGAACAACTTAACAAGCTGAAAGAGAAGCATGACA TCATCGGTGACGTTAGGGGGAAAGGCTTCCTTCTTGGAGTTGAGTTGGTGACAGATCGTGAAAAGAAAACGCCAGCCAAAGCTGAGATCTCACATGTCATGAACCACATGAAAG ATATGGGGGTGTTGGTTGGGAAGGGTGGTTTCTACGGGAACGTGTTCAGGATAACACCGCCGTTGTGCTTCACTAAAGAGGACTCTG ACTTCTTCATTGATGTGATGGACATCGCGCTCTCGAAGCTGTGA
- the LOC120665169 gene encoding alanine--glyoxylate aminotransferase 2 homolog 3, mitochondrial-like isoform X3 — protein sequence MKYISFPINQYKLKYVSATSLLQLNIVDGKMQYLFDEDGRRYLDAFGGIATVCCGHCHPDVVEAIVNQAKRIQHSTVLYLNHAIADFAESLASKMPGDLKIVFFTNSGTEANELALMIARLYTGCNDIISLRNGYHGNAAGTMGATAQSNWKFNVVQTGVHHALNPDPYRGAFGSDGEKYARDVQEIIEFGTTGRVAGFISEAIQGVGGIVELAPGYLPAAYDIVRKAGGLCIADEVQAGVARTGSHFWGFEGHGVIPDIVTMAKGIGNGIPIGAVVTTPEIAQVLTRRSYFNTFGGNPVSTAGGHAVLKVLEKEKLQENAFVVGSYLKEQLNKLKEKHDIIGDVRGKGFLLGVELVTDREKKTPAKAEISHVMNHMKDMGVLVGKGGFYGNVFRITPPLCFTKEDSDFFIDVMDIALSKL from the exons ATGAAGTATATTAGTTTTCCAATAAACCAATACAAGCTAAAGTATGTCAGTGCCACATCATTATTGCAGTTGAACATAGTTGATGGAAAGATGCAGTACCTATTTGATGAGGATGGTCGTCGTTACCTGGATGCTTTTGGTGGCATTGCAACAGTTTGCTGTGGCCACTGCCATCCTGATGTGGTTGAAGCCATAGTAAACCAGGCAAAGAGGATCCAACACTCCACAGTTCTGTATCTCAATCATGCCATTGCGGATTTTGCAGAGTCATTGGCATCCAAAATGCCTGGGGATTTGAAG ATAGTTTTCTTCACAAATTCAGGCACGGAGGCGAATGAGCTCGCACTGATGATTGCACGTCTTTACACTGGTTGCAATGACATTATCTCCCTTAGGAATGGATACCATGGGAATGCTGCTGGAACAATGGGTGCTACCGCTCAATCCAATTGGAAATTCAACGTTGTTCAG ACCGGAGTACACCATGCGCTTAACCCAGACCCCTACAGAGGTGCTTTTGGCTCTGATGGGGAGAAATATGCCAGAGATGTTCAGGAAATCATTGAATTTGGGACTACAGGGAGAGTTGCTGGTTTCATTTCAGAAGCCATACAG GGGGTTGGTGGAATAGTGGAATTGGCACCAGGATACTTGCCAGCGGCATATGATATAGTAAGGAAAGCCGGTGGTCTCTGCATTGCTGACGAAGTTCAGGCGGGTGTCGCACGAACTGGAAGCCACTTCTGGGGATTTGAAGGCCACGGTGTTATCCCAGACATAGTTACCATGGCAAAG GGTATCGGGAACGGCATACCGATAGGAGCCGTTGTGACAACACCGGAGATTGCTCAGGTGTTGACCCGTAGAAGCTACTTCAACACCTTCGGTGGTAACCCCGTCAGCACTGCAGGCGGTCATGCGGTTCTCAAAGTGCTGGAGAAGGAGAAGCTCCAGGAGAATGCATTTGTTGTAGGCTCCTATCTGAAGGAACAACTTAACAAGCTGAAAGAGAAGCATGACA TCATCGGTGACGTTAGGGGGAAAGGCTTCCTTCTTGGAGTTGAGTTGGTGACAGATCGTGAAAAGAAAACGCCAGCCAAAGCTGAGATCTCACATGTCATGAACCACATGAAAG ATATGGGGGTGTTGGTTGGGAAGGGTGGTTTCTACGGGAACGTGTTCAGGATAACACCGCCGTTGTGCTTCACTAAAGAGGACTCTG ACTTCTTCATTGATGTGATGGACATCGCGCTCTCGAAGCTGTGA
- the LOC120665169 gene encoding alanine--glyoxylate aminotransferase 2 homolog 3, mitochondrial-like isoform X2, translating to MQYLFDEDGRRYLDAFGGIATVCCGHCHPDVVEAIVNQAKRIQHSTVLYLNHAIADFAESLASKMPGDLKIVFFTNSGTEANELALMIARLYTGCNDIISLRNGYHGNAAGTMGATAQSNWKFNVVQTGVHHALNPDPYRGAFGSDGEKYARDVQEIIEFGTTGRVAGFISEAIQGVGGIVELAPGYLPAAYDIVRKAGGLCIADEVQAGVARTGSHFWGFEGHGVIPDIVTMAKGIGNGIPIGAVVTTPEIAQVLTRRSYFNTFGGNPVSTAGGHAVLKVLEKEKLQENAFVVGSYLKEQLNKLKEKHDIIGDVRGKGFLLGVELVTDREKKTPAKAEISHVMNHMKDMGVLVGKGGFYGNVFRITPPLCFTKEDSDFFIDVMDIALSKL from the exons ATGCAGTACCTATTTGATGAGGATGGTCGTCGTTACCTGGATGCTTTTGGTGGCATTGCAACAGTTTGCTGTGGCCACTGCCATCCTGATGTGGTTGAAGCCATAGTAAACCAGGCAAAGAGGATCCAACACTCCACAGTTCTGTATCTCAATCATGCCATTGCGGATTTTGCAGAGTCATTGGCATCCAAAATGCCTGGGGATTTGAAG ATAGTTTTCTTCACAAATTCAGGCACGGAGGCGAATGAGCTCGCACTGATGATTGCACGTCTTTACACTGGTTGCAATGACATTATCTCCCTTAGGAATGGATACCATGGGAATGCTGCTGGAACAATGGGTGCTACCGCTCAATCCAATTGGAAATTCAACGTTGTTCAG ACCGGAGTACACCATGCGCTTAACCCAGACCCCTACAGAGGTGCTTTTGGCTCTGATGGGGAGAAATATGCCAGAGATGTTCAGGAAATCATTGAATTTGGGACTACAGGGAGAGTTGCTGGTTTCATTTCAGAAGCCATACAG GGGGTTGGTGGAATAGTGGAATTGGCACCAGGATACTTGCCAGCGGCATATGATATAGTAAGGAAAGCCGGTGGTCTCTGCATTGCTGACGAAGTTCAGGCGGGTGTCGCACGAACTGGAAGCCACTTCTGGGGATTTGAAGGCCACGGTGTTATCCCAGACATAGTTACCATGGCAAAG GGTATCGGGAACGGCATACCGATAGGAGCCGTTGTGACAACACCGGAGATTGCTCAGGTGTTGACCCGTAGAAGCTACTTCAACACCTTCGGTGGTAACCCCGTCAGCACTGCAGGCGGTCATGCGGTTCTCAAAGTGCTGGAGAAGGAGAAGCTCCAGGAGAATGCATTTGTTGTAGGCTCCTATCTGAAGGAACAACTTAACAAGCTGAAAGAGAAGCATGACA TCATCGGTGACGTTAGGGGGAAAGGCTTCCTTCTTGGAGTTGAGTTGGTGACAGATCGTGAAAAGAAAACGCCAGCCAAAGCTGAGATCTCACATGTCATGAACCACATGAAAG ATATGGGGGTGTTGGTTGGGAAGGGTGGTTTCTACGGGAACGTGTTCAGGATAACACCGCCGTTGTGCTTCACTAAAGAGGACTCTG ACTTCTTCATTGATGTGATGGACATCGCGCTCTCGAAGCTGTGA
- the LOC120665168 gene encoding TOM1-like protein 7 codes for MYPVATGPPPARLPAASRVDKATSHLLQGPDWAVNLEICDTLNADRWQTKDVVKAVKKRLQHKDPKVQFLTLTLLETMMKNCGENVHFEVVDQHILQEMVKIVQKRHDMQVRDKALLLLDSWQEAFGGPGGKYPQYYWSYIELKRSGVMFPRRPVDAPPIFTPPAIHQAYGSPRYPSGSSNERMTSDVETLSFEGLNNIRNATELLRDMVNALNPADRMAVKDEIITDLVNQCRSNQQKLMQFVSSTGDEELLKQGLEINDGLQSVLAKHDAIASGSPLPVETPSREELRTEDQNQQPSTPAIPHDNKVQVEEDEEDEFAQIARRKNKSVISSDEASSSAGDQALIAVDPALSEVSSVASNALVPVDSTSVSSTRTKEQDMIDLLSLTLYSPPEPSTDSSTQSQNGAQPSVSSNGPEVPSNYQPAVANGANYPANNQAIPTTQGYLPYNNYVAPWAQTGPVSQPGAYQTQPQQYVSSYPAPPWVMPANANSTNPFQPATYQMPNPPVASVSPAATYPAPSKPYAAPPMQHVPSPNPKPMHSYNSFVSQTYNGPSMASDARMNGNQRPKETPATAARPYYMPDNLFGDLIDVKSFGAGSKINRSTSMPSPKGGGQPMIGRNK; via the exons ATGTACCCGGTGGCCacgggcccgccgccggcgcggctgccggcggcgtcgcgggtGGACAAGGCCACGAGCCACCTGCTGCAGGGCCCCGACTGGGCCGTCAACCTCGAAATCTGCGACACGCTCAACGCCGACCGCTG GCAAACCAAGGATGTGGTAAAAGCAGTGAAGAAGCGATTGCAGCATAAGGACCCAAAAGTTCAATTCCTAACTTTGACG TTGTTGGAGACAATGATGAAGAACTGTGGTGAAAATGTTCATTTTGAAGTTGTTGATCAACATATTTTACAGGAGATGGTTAAAATTGTCCAGAAGAGG CATGATATGCAAGTGAGGGATAAGGCATTATTACTTTTAGATTCATGGCAAGAGGCATTTGGTGGACCTGGAGGCAAATATCCGCAGTATTACTGGTCATACATTGAACTCAAG AGGTCAGGAGTAATGTTCCCACGACGTCCTGTGGATGCTCCTCCAATATTTACTCCACCCGCAATACATCAAGCATATGGTTCACCTAGATATCCTTCTGGAAGTTCAAATGAGAGAATgacatccgatgttgaaacatTGAG TTTCGAGGGCTTGAATAAtattagaaatgcaacagaaCTGCTGCGTGATATGGTGAATGCTTTGAACCCCGCTGATCGCATGGCAGTTAAAGATGAGATTATTACAGATCTTGTAAATCAATGTCGTTCAAATCAACAAAAGCTCATGCAATTTGTCAGTTCCACAGG GGATGAGGAACTGCTAAAGCAAGGCCTAGAAATTAATGATGGCTTACAGAGTGTACTTGCAAAACATGATGCTATTGCTTCTGGTTCACCATTACCGGTTGAAACACCAAGTAGAGAAGAGTTACGCACAGAGGATCAAAACCAACAGCCATCTACACCAGCAATTCCACATGATAATAAGGTTCAagttgaagaggatgaagaggaTGAGTTTGCTCAGATCGCAAGAAG AAAAAACAAATCTGTGATAAGCAGTGATGAGGCATCGTCCAGTGCTGGTGATCAGGCCCTTATAGCTGTTGATCCAGCACTTTCTGAAGTCTCTTCGGTTGCAAGCAATGCACTGGTTCCTGTTGATTCAACTTCTGTCAGTAGCACAAGGACCAAAGAGCAGGATATGATTGACCTTCTCAGCCTCACCTTGTACAGTCCTCCTGAACCATCTACGGATTCTTCAACACAGAGCCAAAATGGGGCTCAACCGAGTGTCTCATCAAATGGACCAGAAGTACCGTCAAACTATCAGCCTGCTGTGGCAAATGGGGCAAATTATCCTGCCAATAACCAGGCTATTCCAACAACCCAGGGATATCTTCCATACAACAACTATGTTGCACCTTGGGCCCAAACTGGACCAGTCTCTCAGCCAGGAGCATATCAGACTCAACCCCAGCAATATGTGTCCAGCTATCCAGCACCACCATGGGTTATGCCTGCAAATGCCAACTCAACCAATCCTTTCCAGCCTGCGACATACCAAATGCCAAACCCTCCCGTTGCTTCTGTTTCCCCTGCAGCTACCTATCCAGCTCCGTCGAAGCCGTATGCTGCTCCGCCAATGCAACATGTTCCGTCTCCAAACCCCAAGCCGATGCATAGTTACAACTCTTTTGTTTCTCAAACATACAATGGTCCAAGCATGGCATCAGATGCTCGGATGAATGGGAATCAACGGCCAAAAGAAACTCCAGCGACAGCAGCCAGACCGTATTACATGCCAGACAATTTGTTTGGTGATTTGATCGACGTGAAGAGTTTTGGCGCAGGAAGCAAGATCAATAGGTCGACCAGCATGCCAAGTCCTAAGGGTGGTGGCCAGCCTATGATAGGTAGAAATAAATAG